One window of Desulfobacterales bacterium genomic DNA carries:
- a CDS encoding helix-hairpin-helix domain-containing protein has protein sequence MAAESQSVQVGSLKKIIFKKIDTGFLIGSFSDESGKEFVAIGTMVNPEEQMAYKLTGTWVKTERYGEQFKFNWYEVKRPDDVEGIYRYLVRITKWVGPKVANALLKQYGDDTLNVLKNDPEKVAGDIRGITLERALEIKTALISNEKIESTLIELERIFSLVPGIKKSLPMDLIQAYGANAVEKIKENPYVITKIRKIGFLTADRLAMAIGMDPRDSKRAMAAVLHVLLEAQSIDGSTWVAFSEIEKAVNELIGNNPYDGLARLLKNGDIVARGYSYALAPTDRSETEIAVAIKRLLSAKNESPSQSQSQLESQMQSEDAEEYEISEEELEGI, from the coding sequence ATGGCAGCAGAATCACAATCTGTGCAAGTCGGAAGCCTCAAAAAAATAATTTTCAAAAAAATCGACACAGGGTTCCTGATCGGGTCGTTTTCGGACGAATCCGGAAAAGAGTTCGTGGCGATCGGGACGATGGTCAACCCTGAAGAACAGATGGCATATAAGCTCACAGGCACATGGGTAAAAACAGAGCGGTATGGAGAGCAATTTAAATTCAATTGGTACGAAGTGAAGCGGCCCGATGACGTCGAGGGGATATACCGATACCTCGTTCGAATCACAAAATGGGTTGGCCCGAAGGTCGCGAACGCGCTGTTAAAACAATATGGGGACGACACGCTAAACGTCCTCAAAAACGACCCCGAAAAAGTGGCTGGTGATATTCGCGGGATAACCCTTGAGCGGGCCTTGGAGATCAAGACCGCGCTGATATCGAATGAGAAGATTGAATCTACGCTCATTGAACTCGAAAGAATCTTCTCCCTTGTGCCCGGAATCAAGAAGTCTCTCCCAATGGATTTGATTCAGGCATACGGCGCCAATGCGGTAGAAAAAATAAAAGAGAACCCGTATGTCATTACCAAGATCCGGAAAATCGGGTTTTTGACGGCAGACCGGCTTGCCATGGCGATTGGAATGGATCCGCGCGATAGCAAACGGGCGATGGCTGCGGTCCTGCATGTCCTTCTTGAGGCGCAGTCTATTGATGGTTCAACCTGGGTAGCTTTCTCCGAGATTGAAAAAGCGGTCAATGAGCTTATCGGGAACAACCCGTATGACGGGCTTGCCCGGCTGTTGAAAAATGGTGACATCGTTGCGAGGGGTTATTCGTATGCGCTGGCCCCAACCGATCGGAGTGAAACTGAGATCGCGGTAGCAATCAAAAGGCTGCTTTCGGCAAAAAATGAATCGCCGTCGCAGTCGCAATCGCAACTGGAATCTCAAATGCAGTCGGAAGACGCAGAAGAGTACGAAATCTCCGAAGAGGAGCTTGAAGGGATATAG
- a CDS encoding AAA family ATPase, which translates to MEIKLTEQQLTAVKMVQDNSISILTGGPGTGKSTTIKEVLNWANSRRLSVLQMAPTGKAAKRMQEVTSEYASTIHRALGCQFDVDGFSFAYNKYSQFPADLIIIDELSMVPNDLMASVMEAIDPRKTKLLLVGDKGQLPSVGAGAVLRDLMASSVVPHVELTMIHRNSGLIVESCHKIAAGQQYDPCKELKPEDGLNLRHIEVSTPERIQEVIRNIVTERIAVRGLDPVWDVQVISPTNSRSALSCDAINDVLQGILNPLPAGCAQSADTIFRAKDKVIQTKNEGIESEDGEKVLIVNGDMGEVVAVDGKKITVKFFDPERIVKLPLKVNNLLLAYCCTCHRMQGSEAPVVIIPVHKSFGFFVNRSWIYTAISRAKLFCITVGQFQAIREAIGRDDSLRRKTMLKEKLIEETLILNQKAA; encoded by the coding sequence ATGGAAATTAAACTGACTGAGCAGCAGTTGACTGCTGTGAAAATGGTCCAAGATAATTCGATATCAATCCTTACCGGCGGCCCAGGCACAGGAAAGAGCACTACCATAAAAGAAGTCCTCAACTGGGCGAATTCACGGCGGCTTTCTGTTCTTCAAATGGCGCCCACAGGAAAGGCCGCGAAGAGAATGCAAGAGGTGACATCCGAATATGCCTCAACCATTCACCGCGCACTTGGCTGCCAGTTTGACGTTGATGGCTTTTCATTCGCTTACAACAAATACAGCCAATTCCCAGCCGACCTCATCATTATCGATGAATTGTCAATGGTGCCGAATGATTTGATGGCGAGTGTCATGGAAGCCATTGACCCGCGGAAAACGAAGCTTCTCCTCGTTGGTGATAAAGGCCAGCTTCCATCTGTAGGTGCAGGCGCCGTGCTGCGCGACCTGATGGCTTCCAGCGTTGTCCCGCATGTTGAGTTGACCATGATACACCGGAATAGCGGGCTGATCGTTGAGTCGTGCCATAAAATCGCCGCCGGGCAGCAATATGACCCATGCAAGGAACTAAAGCCTGAAGACGGCCTCAACCTCCGGCACATCGAAGTGAGCACACCAGAACGGATACAGGAAGTTATCAGAAATATTGTGACAGAGCGAATTGCCGTCCGCGGGCTTGACCCGGTTTGGGATGTCCAGGTCATCAGCCCGACCAACAGCCGATCCGCCCTTTCATGCGATGCGATTAATGATGTGCTGCAGGGGATACTAAACCCGCTGCCGGCCGGATGCGCACAATCCGCAGACACAATCTTCAGAGCCAAGGATAAGGTGATCCAAACCAAAAACGAGGGCATCGAGTCGGAGGACGGCGAAAAGGTTTTGATCGTAAATGGTGACATGGGCGAAGTGGTGGCCGTTGACGGCAAGAAAATAACCGTCAAGTTTTTCGACCCGGAAAGAATCGTGAAGCTCCCCCTGAAGGTGAACAACCTGCTGTTGGCCTATTGTTGCACTTGCCATCGGATGCAGGGATCCGAGGCACCAGTTGTCATTATCCCGGTTCACAAATCGTTCGGCTTTTTCGTCAACCGGTCGTGGATTTACACCGCCATCAGCCGGGCAAAACTTTTCTGCATCACCGTTGGTCAGTTTCAGGCCATACGGGAAGCAATCGGAAGAGACGACAGCCTACGCCGGAAAACGATGCTCAAGGAAAAACTTATCGAAGAAACATTGATTTTAAACCAGAAAGCGGCGTAA
- a CDS encoding AAA family ATPase, with the protein MSKVDWKAVRAEILSRIDVVSEYQKMGVEFTGSTSDKGFAECKNPYKKDNDPSAGVYVGQGTGRGTLVTFNSAGGMREKLSFFDLCRDFYPGIIGKNYGEIVSYWAKEKNVKTTDKKDRPPTEKDVNFFAAAISDEVRDYLHNHRGLNDNSITKYKIGFSEKQQRVTFPVFDQDGQLVNIRKHAWKKEIKPKSIGVTGYNQKRLWGIDRLVKAAPGSTIAITEGEFDSMLLEQESGLLSVSPTNGKEAFDPEWVKAFSGHHAVLVWDCDEAGRDAVNKSIRSLFRSAVRKGEVLSLKIIWLFENPKDKENKDFTDYIVKAGGTGKDLLEKIAAAAPEDFSVKAPEIPEPIKLKSFSEIDDPEYAGKRVQCDIMIFGENTEAYHAPTKVRVLDCEGRKKIGCSGRADWQFSCDEPIPIKIGDRIQLTAVHARDTQLEIALQKFVCDKGRHPVVEVEDIDRTTLREVLAHQVITGTSATELVEKSVYINSPKIYPVGKYRAIGYVHTHPKNQMPTMMIDSIEAQEEDWQAFRIDDAKPHLRSLQQYDLMTGEIIDDLMFNVTRIYERYDIHIGVLLTLCSPLWIDFHEDEIIRGWLSAALIGDSGTGKSTVFENTLKFAGVGTIVSGQTASRTGIVYGLEHNERTGWRVKAGALLKMNKQILLIDEAQDVDQQELKTMADAIDRGRLKIDRIATKEFEAQVRCLFSCNPKNPFNAADQKTMGSFRFGCESIKDVFPKMMIRRFDVVMFAASNDIRDKSLIYNVRRPTGIGCRLTPESLKALIFYAWSLTHDKIKLSPEINSAIRNEAESLSAKFGGCDDLPIVYAEDFRKNFCRMCVAAAVLDLSSSDDFKTISVEKKHVDFISTWLDSIYASRNCQLDKYAEQYRKENYIVNEADVVRKLEAHINEGVDRKEHLSLIVRELLRCSPDNQAHKIQQTYFRDILDIDRSTIYRELKPFIEERLIKSSRGYLPTPKLFQLSHYLRDTKSTILDLDE; encoded by the coding sequence ATGTCGAAGGTGGATTGGAAAGCAGTTCGCGCGGAAATTCTAAGCCGAATTGATGTTGTAAGCGAATACCAAAAAATGGGCGTTGAGTTTACGGGCAGCACGAGTGACAAAGGCTTCGCCGAGTGCAAAAACCCATATAAAAAAGACAACGACCCGAGTGCCGGGGTTTATGTAGGGCAGGGCACTGGCCGCGGAACGCTTGTGACATTTAATAGCGCCGGCGGAATGCGCGAAAAGCTTTCGTTTTTCGACCTGTGCCGGGATTTTTATCCAGGGATCATCGGTAAAAATTATGGCGAGATCGTCAGCTATTGGGCCAAGGAAAAGAACGTAAAGACGACCGACAAAAAGGACCGGCCCCCTACCGAAAAAGATGTCAATTTTTTTGCCGCAGCTATCAGTGATGAGGTCAGGGATTATCTTCATAACCATCGCGGCCTGAATGACAACTCTATTACCAAATACAAGATCGGTTTCAGTGAGAAGCAGCAGCGGGTAACCTTCCCGGTGTTCGACCAGGATGGTCAGTTGGTGAACATCCGAAAGCACGCATGGAAAAAGGAGATCAAGCCCAAATCCATAGGCGTTACCGGGTACAACCAAAAGCGCCTGTGGGGCATCGACCGGTTGGTGAAGGCGGCGCCAGGGTCAACGATCGCAATTACCGAAGGCGAGTTCGACTCCATGCTGCTTGAGCAGGAATCCGGATTGTTGAGCGTTTCCCCGACGAACGGGAAGGAGGCGTTTGACCCGGAATGGGTAAAAGCATTCTCCGGACACCATGCGGTTCTCGTTTGGGATTGCGACGAGGCCGGCCGGGATGCGGTGAACAAGTCAATCCGGTCCTTGTTCAGGTCGGCTGTAAGGAAGGGCGAAGTCCTGTCCCTGAAAATCATATGGCTTTTCGAGAACCCAAAAGACAAGGAGAATAAGGACTTCACTGATTATATCGTGAAGGCCGGCGGCACGGGGAAAGATCTGCTTGAAAAAATCGCGGCAGCAGCGCCGGAAGATTTTTCTGTCAAAGCCCCTGAGATCCCAGAACCAATTAAATTAAAGTCGTTTTCGGAAATAGATGATCCCGAATATGCAGGGAAGCGCGTTCAGTGCGACATCATGATTTTCGGCGAGAACACAGAGGCATACCATGCGCCAACAAAAGTTCGCGTCCTCGATTGCGAAGGCCGGAAAAAAATTGGCTGCTCCGGCCGGGCCGACTGGCAATTTTCGTGCGATGAGCCGATTCCAATTAAGATAGGGGACAGGATTCAGCTTACAGCCGTTCATGCCAGGGACACGCAGCTCGAGATCGCGCTGCAGAAGTTCGTGTGTGACAAGGGGCGCCACCCGGTTGTCGAGGTCGAGGACATTGACCGAACGACGCTGAGAGAGGTCCTCGCGCACCAGGTCATTACCGGGACCAGCGCGACCGAGCTTGTTGAAAAATCGGTTTATATCAACAGCCCGAAAATCTATCCGGTTGGGAAATACCGAGCCATTGGGTATGTTCACACGCATCCGAAAAATCAAATGCCAACGATGATGATCGATTCGATTGAGGCCCAGGAAGAAGACTGGCAGGCCTTTCGAATTGATGACGCCAAACCGCACCTTAGATCCCTTCAGCAATACGACCTCATGACCGGCGAAATAATCGATGACCTCATGTTCAACGTGACGCGGATATATGAACGGTACGACATCCACATTGGCGTTCTCCTGACATTGTGCTCCCCGTTATGGATTGATTTTCATGAGGATGAAATTATCCGCGGGTGGCTGTCAGCGGCGTTGATAGGCGACTCAGGTACCGGCAAATCGACGGTCTTCGAAAACACATTGAAGTTCGCAGGGGTTGGGACAATCGTTTCCGGGCAGACCGCATCAAGGACCGGTATCGTTTACGGCCTTGAGCATAATGAGCGAACCGGGTGGCGAGTCAAAGCCGGGGCACTGCTCAAAATGAACAAGCAGATATTGTTGATCGATGAGGCACAGGACGTCGACCAGCAGGAATTAAAGACCATGGCGGATGCCATTGACCGCGGCCGGCTGAAAATCGACAGGATCGCGACGAAGGAGTTCGAGGCGCAGGTAAGATGCCTGTTCAGTTGCAACCCGAAGAACCCGTTCAATGCCGCCGATCAAAAGACCATGGGATCCTTCCGGTTCGGGTGTGAATCGATTAAGGATGTTTTCCCAAAGATGATGATCCGCCGGTTTGACGTGGTAATGTTCGCGGCGTCCAATGACATTCGCGATAAATCGCTGATTTATAATGTTCGACGGCCAACCGGGATTGGGTGTCGTCTCACGCCTGAAAGCCTGAAGGCGCTTATTTTTTATGCATGGAGCCTCACGCATGACAAAATAAAGCTATCGCCAGAAATTAATTCCGCCATCCGGAACGAAGCTGAAAGTTTATCTGCCAAGTTCGGCGGCTGCGACGATCTTCCGATCGTCTATGCTGAGGATTTCCGCAAAAACTTTTGCCGCATGTGCGTTGCGGCCGCGGTGCTTGACTTGTCATCGAGCGATGATTTTAAAACCATTTCCGTTGAGAAAAAACACGTTGATTTTATCTCCACCTGGCTTGACTCAATTTATGCCAGCCGGAACTGCCAGCTTGACAAGTATGCGGAACAATACAGGAAGGAGAACTATATTGTGAACGAGGCGGACGTCGTAAGGAAGCTCGAAGCACACATAAACGAAGGCGTAGACCGGAAAGAGCACCTATCCTTGATCGTCAGGGAGCTACTGAGATGTTCCCCGGACAACCAGGCGCACAAAATACAGCAAACTTACTTCAGGGATATTCTCGATATCGACCGGTCAACCATTTACCGGGAGCTAAAACCGTTCATAGAAGAGCGGCTGATCAAGTCGTCACGGGGATACCTGCCGACGCCGAAGCTCTTCCAGTTGTCTCATTACCTTCGAGACACGAAATCGACCATTCTTGACTTGGACGAATAG